The following are encoded in a window of Geobacter metallireducens GS-15 genomic DNA:
- the hoxU gene encoding bidirectional hydrogenase complex protein HoxU, whose protein sequence is MSVVTLTIDGELVSGRRGETLLQVIREHGLALPTLCHLEGLSERGGCRLCIVEVEGSPRPMPACSTAAREGMVVRTATDRLIRYRRMIVELLFAERNHYCAVCVSAGNCELQTVAATLGVDHVRYEYLSPRLTMDLSHERFGIDHNRCILCTRCVRVCDEVEGVHTWDVSCRGVRSRVIADLNHPWGRSETCTSCGKCVQVCPTGALFTKGAAVGEMVKDAGMLTRVIEGRDKKGWQE, encoded by the coding sequence ATGTCGGTCGTGACCCTGACCATCGACGGCGAGCTGGTGAGCGGCCGGCGGGGGGAGACGCTCCTCCAGGTGATCCGCGAGCACGGCTTGGCGCTTCCCACCCTCTGTCACCTGGAGGGGCTTTCCGAGCGGGGGGGATGCCGGCTCTGCATCGTGGAGGTGGAGGGAAGCCCCCGCCCCATGCCCGCCTGCAGCACCGCCGCCCGGGAGGGGATGGTGGTCCGGACCGCCACCGACCGGCTCATCCGCTACCGCCGCATGATCGTGGAACTCCTCTTTGCCGAGCGCAACCACTACTGCGCCGTCTGCGTCTCCGCCGGAAACTGCGAGCTCCAGACGGTGGCAGCCACTCTGGGGGTCGACCATGTCCGCTACGAGTACCTCTCCCCCCGGCTCACCATGGACCTCTCCCACGAGCGGTTCGGCATCGACCACAACCGCTGCATCCTCTGCACCCGCTGCGTGAGGGTCTGCGACGAGGTCGAAGGGGTCCATACCTGGGATGTCTCCTGCCGTGGAGTCCGGAGCCGGGTCATCGCCGACCTGAACCATCCCTGGGGGCGGAGCGAAACCTGCACCAGTTGCGGCAAGTGCGTCCAGGTCTGCCCCACCGGCGCCCTCTTCACCAAAGGGGCAGCGGTGGGCGAGATGGTGAAGGATGCCGGCATGCTCACGCGGGTTATCGAGGGACGGGACAAGAAGGGATGGCAGGAATGA
- a CDS encoding oxidoreductase produces MGRRGRIRFATVWLGGCSGCHMSFLDLDERLVELAGLADMVYGPFMDAKEFPRKVDVTLVEGAVTNRANLAMALMLRERSRIVVSLGDCAVTGNVTSLRNQLPVADVLATFLSCGEGSVPAMDYNAVPELLPRALPLHQVIAVDGFLPGCPPDPERIWTAIGCLLRGEPVHLESDMLTFG; encoded by the coding sequence ATGGGTAGGCGGGGAAGGATCCGGTTCGCCACGGTCTGGCTCGGTGGCTGCTCGGGGTGCCACATGAGCTTTCTCGATCTGGACGAGCGGCTCGTGGAGCTGGCCGGCCTGGCCGACATGGTCTACGGCCCTTTTATGGATGCGAAGGAATTCCCCCGGAAGGTGGACGTGACCCTCGTGGAGGGGGCAGTCACTAATCGGGCCAACCTGGCCATGGCCTTGATGCTGCGGGAACGGAGCCGCATTGTCGTGAGCCTGGGCGACTGCGCCGTGACTGGCAACGTGACGAGCCTGCGGAACCAACTGCCGGTGGCCGACGTCCTGGCAACCTTCCTGAGCTGTGGGGAAGGGAGCGTTCCCGCCATGGACTACAATGCAGTGCCGGAGCTTCTCCCCCGGGCGCTCCCCCTCCATCAGGTGATCGCGGTGGACGGGTTTCTCCCCGGCTGCCCCCCGGACCCGGAGAGGATCTGGACCGCCATCGGGTGCCTCCTGCGGGGGGAACCGGTTCATCTCGAATCAGATATGCTCACCTTCGGATAG